One segment of Streptomyces showdoensis DNA contains the following:
- a CDS encoding ABC transporter ATP-binding protein → MNDSLRALRFIYGYPLRYRREIVTATVIMFVGLLGNIAVPLLTRYAIDIGILGGKSSTLLVTSLGVLAAGVATTALLHYGKRIRFTVASKAVNDLREDLVRKMMHLGPADVAEASGGRALTRLISDAVSVRGLTNGGLLELLNQILVMLAMLVTALVIDPRTTLLACIPLIFVVIGNFTVQLRLQRAFIELKSQFTKLLAGVGESLANINVVKSYGRESDASERLNKVNEAHTARDGQMKRTYSRWEAILNVVGGLPTPIALWAGGNAVLDGTSTVGDLVAVVALVMMFQMSIHMLAMHVNGAFRSVVTAQRLLRVMDAPSVIASREGTTDVPALGGIRATGIDVDIAGRRILDRAEFHVEPGEAVALTGPTGSGKSTLLHVLARLRDPEAGSVAYDGVEARSYEPAALRRRIVCLPQRQWIFEGTLEENVRFARPEATRQETADAVEAAGLAHIPLDRRFGASTLDLSAGERQRIGLARVLLVDPDILLLDNPTANLDAETEAALLETVLRVRRGRTLVIASQQPAVSDYVDRTISLAPREPSAGATATLAGAARPDGGKDS, encoded by the coding sequence TTGAACGACTCGCTCCGCGCGCTGCGCTTCATCTATGGCTACCCGCTGCGCTACCGCCGCGAGATCGTCACCGCCACGGTGATCATGTTCGTCGGCCTCCTGGGCAACATCGCCGTGCCCCTCCTCACCCGGTACGCGATCGACATCGGCATCCTGGGCGGGAAGTCCAGCACCCTGCTGGTCACCTCGCTCGGCGTGCTCGCCGCCGGCGTGGCCACCACGGCCCTGCTGCACTACGGCAAGCGCATCCGGTTCACCGTGGCCAGCAAGGCCGTCAACGACCTCCGCGAGGACCTGGTGCGCAAGATGATGCACCTGGGACCCGCCGACGTCGCCGAGGCGTCCGGGGGCCGGGCGCTCACCCGCCTCATCTCCGACGCCGTCTCCGTCCGCGGCCTCACCAACGGCGGCCTGCTCGAACTGCTCAACCAGATCCTCGTCATGCTCGCCATGCTCGTCACGGCGCTCGTCATCGACCCCCGCACGACCCTGCTCGCGTGCATCCCGCTGATCTTCGTCGTCATCGGCAACTTCACCGTGCAGCTCCGCCTGCAGCGGGCCTTCATCGAGCTGAAGAGCCAGTTCACCAAGCTCCTGGCCGGTGTCGGCGAGTCCCTCGCCAACATCAACGTCGTCAAGTCCTACGGCCGCGAGTCGGACGCCTCGGAGCGCCTGAACAAGGTCAACGAGGCGCACACCGCCCGCGACGGCCAGATGAAGCGCACGTACAGCCGCTGGGAAGCGATCCTGAACGTCGTCGGCGGCCTGCCCACCCCGATCGCCCTGTGGGCCGGAGGCAACGCGGTCCTCGACGGCACCAGCACGGTCGGCGACCTCGTCGCCGTCGTCGCCCTGGTCATGATGTTCCAGATGAGCATCCACATGCTCGCCATGCACGTGAACGGAGCCTTCCGCAGCGTCGTCACCGCGCAGCGCCTGCTGCGCGTCATGGACGCCCCCTCCGTGATCGCCTCCCGCGAGGGCACGACCGACGTCCCCGCGCTGGGCGGCATCCGGGCGACCGGCATCGACGTCGACATCGCCGGCCGGCGCATCCTGGACCGGGCCGAGTTCCACGTGGAGCCCGGTGAGGCCGTCGCCCTGACCGGCCCCACCGGCAGCGGCAAGTCCACCCTCCTCCACGTCCTCGCCCGGCTGCGCGACCCGGAGGCCGGCAGCGTCGCGTACGACGGCGTCGAAGCCCGGTCGTACGAGCCCGCGGCACTGCGCCGCCGCATCGTCTGCCTGCCGCAGCGCCAGTGGATCTTCGAGGGGACCCTGGAGGAGAACGTCCGCTTCGCCCGGCCCGAGGCCACCCGGCAGGAGACGGCGGACGCGGTCGAGGCCGCCGGCCTCGCCCACATCCCCCTCGACCGCCGCTTCGGAGCCAGCACCCTGGACCTCTCCGCCGGCGAGCGCCAGCGCATCGGCCTGGCCCGCGTCCTGCTCGTGGACCCCGACATCCTGCTGCTCGACAACCCGACGGCCAACCTGGACGCCGAGACCGAGGCCGCGCTCCTGGAGACCGTCCTCCGCGTCCGCCGGGGCCGCACCCTGGTCATCGCCTCCCAGCAGCCCGCCGTCTCCGACTACGTCGACCGGACCATCAGCCTCGCCCCCCGGGAGCCCTCCGCGGGAGCCACGGCCACCCTCGCCGGCGCGGCACGCCCGGACGGAGGAAAGGACTCATGA
- a CDS encoding ArsR/SmtB family transcription factor: MSNLSAVPEVALPPQGVVPCCSPLTSAELSTLDAERLANLFKALSDPVRLRLLSRVASHPAGEACVCDIADVGVSQPTVSHHLKKLREAGLLTSQRRRTWVYYRIDPSVLAALASLLNSSARS, translated from the coding sequence ATGTCGAACCTGAGTGCGGTTCCCGAGGTCGCCCTTCCCCCGCAGGGGGTCGTGCCCTGTTGTTCTCCGCTCACCTCGGCGGAGCTCTCGACGCTGGACGCCGAGCGACTGGCCAACCTCTTCAAGGCACTCTCCGACCCCGTCCGGCTGCGGCTGCTCTCCCGCGTGGCCTCCCACCCCGCGGGCGAGGCCTGCGTCTGCGACATCGCGGACGTGGGCGTCTCCCAGCCGACGGTCTCCCACCACCTCAAGAAGCTGCGCGAGGCGGGTCTGCTCACCTCCCAGCGCCGGCGTACCTGGGTGTACTACCGGATCGACCCGAGCGTCCTGGCCGCCCTGGCATCCCTCCTGAACTCGTCCGCCCGCTCCTGA
- a CDS encoding ATP-grasp domain-containing protein, producing MTLRVLVLSGQRTVQQLKEHTDYDVVFAEENMTIEQVMLADYPLEVDFDDWGGVAALVAQAHADRPIDAVVTGVERLVPLAGRLRAELKLGHGVTEEAARACIDKAATHRLLAGAGVPVPGNRVVSGTEEGAAAAEELGLPVVVKPRDASSAAGLKYCASRADVEQAVGDILAAGRDSALIEEYVTGPEFGVFATRIGGRTQVVWVVEGEVGPPPTFVKVGGFFPSRLDEARRAELDELADRVLAAVGLDDWVAALQFTLTADGWRAGEINPRVPGGQAVEMIRSTTGYEPSLIATEAALGRRAEPRAPKAPAGLYRSIVFEAGGRIDYDAAAAGSLGGLESPLPPFVEFDVKPGDAVLPVEHPKGGAFGRIVLAGESLEQLERDYAKIREQLAIRLVDDAAADAAVDRPHTSCC from the coding sequence TTGACCCTTCGCGTCCTCGTCCTCAGCGGCCAGCGCACCGTGCAGCAGCTGAAGGAACACACCGACTACGACGTCGTGTTCGCCGAGGAGAACATGACGATCGAGCAGGTCATGCTCGCCGACTACCCGCTGGAGGTCGACTTCGACGACTGGGGCGGCGTGGCCGCGCTGGTCGCCCAGGCACACGCCGACCGGCCCATCGACGCCGTGGTCACCGGGGTCGAGCGGCTCGTGCCCCTGGCCGGACGCCTGCGCGCCGAGCTGAAGCTGGGGCACGGCGTGACGGAAGAGGCCGCCCGCGCCTGCATCGACAAGGCGGCGACGCACCGCCTGCTCGCCGGGGCGGGGGTCCCCGTACCCGGCAACCGGGTGGTCTCCGGCACCGAGGAGGGAGCGGCGGCCGCGGAGGAACTGGGCCTCCCCGTCGTCGTCAAACCGCGGGACGCCTCCAGTGCCGCCGGCCTCAAGTACTGCGCGAGCCGGGCGGACGTGGAGCAGGCCGTCGGTGACATCCTGGCCGCGGGACGCGACTCCGCCCTCATCGAGGAGTACGTGACCGGACCGGAGTTCGGCGTCTTCGCCACCAGGATCGGCGGCCGCACCCAGGTCGTCTGGGTCGTCGAGGGCGAGGTCGGGCCGCCCCCGACCTTCGTCAAGGTCGGGGGGTTCTTCCCCAGCCGCCTCGACGAGGCGCGGCGCGCGGAGCTCGACGAGCTCGCGGACCGGGTCCTCGCCGCCGTCGGTCTCGACGACTGGGTCGCGGCCCTCCAGTTCACCCTCACCGCCGACGGCTGGCGCGCCGGTGAGATCAACCCCCGGGTTCCCGGCGGCCAGGCCGTCGAGATGATCCGCTCCACCACCGGCTACGAACCGAGCCTCATCGCCACCGAGGCCGCTCTCGGCCGCCGTGCGGAGCCGCGGGCACCCAAGGCGCCCGCCGGGCTCTACCGCAGCATCGTCTTCGAGGCGGGCGGGCGCATCGACTACGACGCCGCGGCGGCCGGTTCGCTCGGCGGCCTGGAGTCCCCACTGCCGCCGTTCGTCGAGTTCGACGTCAAGCCGGGTGACGCCGTGCTCCCCGTGGAGCACCCCAAGGGCGGCGCTTTCGGTCGCATCGTGCTGGCCGGCGAGAGCCTGGAGCAGCTGGAGCGCGACTACGCGAAGATCCGGGAGCAGCTCGCGATCCGGCTGGTCGACGACGCCGCCGCGGACGCGGCGGTGGACCGTCCGCACACGAGTTGCTGTTGA
- a CDS encoding GNAT family N-acetyltransferase → MIVDSLGLPMALVDVDQALDGTWRAYEQEVDLVRVQDPPADSWPLLREAGFLPKPQVVMWRAEARTSEEEYLAALSGKDRYDIRSAYRKAEAAGLRVTTEPLTVPLLDEFLELYARQVAEMRNGWAVAVRQRANILAEAGTYRVVTVRAGEVLVGACLNQDLPANDEMRARFSAVTAGQRGDSLSRVLYGETLREARLRGRRWATLGRDINLYGHVGNAGLFGFKSRLGFGAVPGQLVEPGSGSHQADRVVRLVELSDPTLLLSYAPVAGEREAVAAPLWLNLFTSSEEPDVRPFRGVGLAGTTVHGIRPA, encoded by the coding sequence GTGATCGTCGACTCCCTGGGCCTGCCGATGGCACTCGTCGACGTCGATCAGGCGCTGGACGGGACGTGGCGGGCGTACGAGCAGGAGGTGGACCTCGTCAGGGTCCAGGACCCGCCCGCGGACTCCTGGCCCCTGCTCAGGGAGGCCGGCTTCCTGCCGAAGCCCCAGGTCGTCATGTGGCGTGCGGAGGCGCGGACGTCGGAGGAGGAGTACCTCGCCGCCCTGTCGGGGAAGGACCGCTACGACATCCGGTCCGCCTACCGCAAGGCGGAGGCGGCCGGACTCCGGGTCACCACGGAACCGCTGACCGTCCCGCTGCTCGACGAGTTCCTGGAGCTGTACGCACGCCAGGTCGCCGAGATGCGCAACGGCTGGGCCGTCGCGGTCCGGCAGCGCGCGAACATCCTGGCGGAGGCCGGGACGTACCGGGTCGTCACCGTCCGCGCGGGGGAGGTCCTGGTGGGCGCGTGCCTGAACCAGGACCTGCCGGCGAACGACGAGATGCGGGCCCGGTTCTCGGCCGTGACCGCGGGTCAGCGTGGTGACAGCCTCTCCCGCGTCCTGTACGGCGAGACGCTGCGCGAGGCACGGCTCCGCGGTCGTCGCTGGGCCACCCTCGGGCGTGACATCAACCTCTACGGCCACGTGGGCAACGCGGGCCTCTTCGGATTCAAGTCGCGGCTCGGCTTCGGCGCGGTGCCGGGGCAGCTCGTCGAGCCCGGCAGCGGTTCGCACCAGGCCGATCGGGTGGTCCGGCTCGTCGAACTCTCCGACCCGACGCTGCTGTTGTCCTACGCGCCGGTGGCGGGGGAGCGGGAGGCCGTGGCCGCGCCGCTCTGGCTGAACCTCTTCACCTCGTCCGAGGAACCGGACGTCCGGCCCTTCCGGGGCGTCGGTCTCGCCGGCACGACCGTGCACGGCATCCGCCCCGCCTGA
- a CDS encoding pyridoxal phosphate-dependent aminotransferase, which translates to MLSNRARNLPASSTAALDAHVKALQADGADIINLTGGELDFPTPDQAAEGARRAIAAGHTRYTPVAGIGPLREAIARRLASHWGSAYEPAQIVTTNGAKQALAQVFTVLCEPGDEVLLPAPYWVSFPHMIALAGAVPVVVDTTGTGFKLTPETLRAHLTPRTRVVLLNSPSNPTGVVYERTELEALARVAVERDLVIVSDEIYGDLVHEGAAFTSVASLGPEVAERTVTIGGFSKTYAMTGWRIGFAAAPEPVAAALAAVQGHTSSAPSSISQYAALAALTGDTDEELARRAEELNVRRALMRDGLAALPPLRLAAPPQGGFFAFVDVRGLYTRPDDDAGTVARELLEHTGVAVMPGRDFAAPDHVRLSYAVGTEDISQALQRIGAHLKSL; encoded by the coding sequence GTGCTCAGCAACCGCGCGCGGAACCTGCCCGCCTCCAGCACCGCAGCCCTGGACGCCCACGTCAAGGCCCTGCAGGCGGACGGCGCCGACATCATCAACCTCACCGGCGGCGAACTCGACTTCCCGACCCCCGACCAGGCGGCCGAGGGAGCCAGACGGGCGATCGCCGCGGGACACACCCGCTACACCCCGGTCGCCGGCATCGGCCCCCTTCGCGAGGCCATCGCCCGGCGCCTGGCCTCCCACTGGGGCAGCGCCTACGAACCGGCGCAGATCGTCACCACCAACGGCGCCAAGCAGGCGCTCGCCCAGGTCTTCACCGTGCTGTGCGAGCCCGGCGACGAGGTGCTGCTCCCGGCCCCGTACTGGGTGAGCTTCCCGCACATGATCGCGCTGGCCGGGGCCGTCCCGGTCGTCGTGGACACCACCGGCACCGGATTCAAGCTCACCCCCGAGACCCTGAGGGCGCACCTCACCCCACGGACGCGGGTCGTACTGCTCAACAGCCCCTCGAATCCCACCGGAGTGGTCTACGAGCGTACGGAGCTCGAAGCGCTGGCGAGGGTCGCCGTCGAACGCGACCTCGTCATCGTCAGCGACGAGATCTACGGGGACCTCGTCCACGAGGGCGCCGCCTTCACCAGCGTCGCCTCCCTCGGGCCCGAGGTCGCCGAGCGCACGGTCACCATCGGCGGCTTCTCCAAGACGTACGCGATGACCGGGTGGCGGATCGGCTTCGCCGCGGCCCCCGAGCCGGTGGCCGCCGCACTCGCCGCCGTCCAGGGCCACACCAGCTCCGCCCCGTCCTCGATCTCCCAGTACGCGGCGCTCGCCGCGCTGACCGGCGACACGGACGAGGAGCTCGCCCGCAGGGCGGAGGAGCTCAACGTCCGCCGTGCGCTGATGCGGGACGGCCTCGCCGCCCTGCCGCCGCTGCGCCTGGCCGCACCACCCCAGGGCGGCTTCTTCGCCTTCGTCGACGTACGGGGCCTCTACACCCGCCCCGACGACGACGCCGGGACCGTCGCCCGCGAACTGCTCGAACACACCGGTGTGGCGGTCATGCCGGGGCGGGACTTCGCTGCCCCGGACCACGTGCGCCTGTCGTACGCGGTCGGCACGGAAGACATCTCCCAGGCACTGCAGCGCATCGGCGCGCATCTCAAGTCCCTCTGA
- a CDS encoding ABC transporter ATP-binding protein has translation MTTTSTQAPAVEDDREARRTLLKAVRRFLPYLRPNWGWLTIATAMAVVNTVVTIAVMYTVMAGIGHIVIGDMEAVRSTALNLVLLTVLENVIRITYNSAMIRVNERLTVTIRNDLVARLHNVQLSRHVSQASGEWVTRVLFEANRFRGFLTKTLMEVTNSVIWFIAFAVFLLALSPLVALPTLVTIPLMVWIAVKWTARLKPDTRAQREGWDRVVGYLNQRIDGLADIRAFGQEEAVLADLRDRSEEYSTVHNRLSRKRLWLTSHLGFSVFLALSLLIFFGGLQIVNGHQLGSGFFFDMASGMMPMTWMLMGTDTMMASMGMASGTALAAGTLAAFALFVKRMLNPVRDLANQMGQASDIAASARRMLDVLDLEEEQSGSGTLPPVEGAVAVDDVTFAYGEGPDVLHGITLHAEPGQHIGIVGTSGAGKSTLMQLLVRLYTPTSGTVSIDGHDLADISSASVRSQVLLVTQEAQLFDGSVTENILFGRPEATEEQVIEAARQVGAHEVISELKDGYRTRVGERGSRLSVGERQIIALARAMLADPRVIVLDEAISSVDPDRQRVVFAAIRRLLEGRTAIVVAHWLTLVEDLDQVFVLEEGRIVESGRPVELLTAGGRLTELCQAQEGRARKNTTGKDNAHV, from the coding sequence ATGACCACCACGTCCACACAGGCGCCCGCCGTCGAGGACGACCGCGAGGCACGCCGGACGCTCCTCAAGGCCGTCCGCCGCTTCCTTCCCTACCTCCGCCCGAACTGGGGCTGGCTCACCATCGCCACCGCCATGGCCGTCGTGAACACCGTCGTCACGATCGCCGTGATGTACACGGTCATGGCCGGCATCGGACACATCGTCATCGGAGACATGGAGGCCGTCCGCTCGACGGCGCTCAACCTCGTCCTGCTGACCGTCCTCGAGAACGTCATCCGCATCACGTACAACTCGGCGATGATCCGGGTCAACGAGCGCCTGACGGTCACCATCCGCAACGACCTCGTGGCGCGCCTGCACAACGTCCAGCTCTCCCGGCACGTCTCCCAGGCGAGCGGCGAGTGGGTCACCCGCGTGCTCTTCGAGGCCAACCGCTTCCGCGGCTTCCTGACCAAGACGCTGATGGAGGTCACCAACAGCGTCATCTGGTTCATCGCGTTCGCGGTGTTCCTGCTCGCGCTCAGCCCCCTGGTGGCCCTGCCCACGCTCGTCACCATCCCGCTGATGGTGTGGATCGCCGTGAAGTGGACGGCGCGCCTCAAGCCCGACACCCGGGCGCAGCGCGAGGGCTGGGACCGCGTGGTCGGCTACCTCAACCAGCGGATCGACGGCCTCGCCGACATCCGCGCCTTCGGCCAGGAGGAGGCGGTCCTCGCCGACCTCCGGGACCGCTCGGAGGAATACAGCACGGTCCACAACCGGCTGTCGCGCAAGCGCCTGTGGCTCACCTCGCACCTCGGCTTCAGCGTCTTCCTCGCCCTGTCCCTGCTGATCTTCTTCGGCGGTCTGCAGATCGTGAACGGACACCAGCTGGGATCCGGGTTCTTCTTCGACATGGCCTCCGGCATGATGCCGATGACCTGGATGCTCATGGGCACCGACACCATGATGGCGTCGATGGGCATGGCGTCCGGCACCGCCCTGGCGGCCGGCACCCTCGCCGCGTTCGCGCTGTTCGTCAAGCGCATGCTGAACCCCGTCCGCGACCTCGCCAACCAGATGGGCCAGGCGTCCGACATCGCCGCCTCCGCGCGCCGCATGCTCGACGTCCTCGACCTGGAGGAGGAGCAGAGCGGCTCCGGCACCCTGCCGCCGGTCGAGGGAGCCGTCGCCGTCGACGACGTCACCTTCGCGTACGGGGAGGGCCCCGACGTCCTCCACGGCATCACGCTGCACGCCGAACCCGGCCAGCACATCGGCATCGTCGGGACGAGCGGCGCGGGCAAGAGCACCCTGATGCAGCTCCTCGTCCGCCTCTACACCCCGACGAGCGGCACCGTCAGCATCGACGGACACGACCTCGCCGACATCAGCAGCGCCTCCGTGCGTTCCCAGGTCCTCCTCGTGACCCAGGAGGCCCAGCTCTTCGACGGCTCGGTCACCGAGAACATCCTCTTCGGCCGGCCCGAGGCCACCGAGGAGCAGGTCATCGAGGCGGCCCGGCAGGTCGGCGCGCACGAGGTCATCTCCGAGCTCAAGGACGGCTACCGCACCCGCGTGGGGGAGCGGGGTTCGCGCCTGTCGGTGGGAGAGCGCCAGATCATCGCCCTGGCCCGCGCCATGCTCGCCGACCCGCGCGTCATCGTCCTCGACGAGGCCATCTCCAGCGTCGACCCGGACCGCCAGCGCGTGGTCTTCGCGGCGATCCGCCGCCTCCTCGAAGGCCGTACCGCCATCGTCGTCGCCCACTGGCTGACCCTCGTCGAGGACCTGGACCAGGTCTTCGTCCTGGAGGAGGGGCGCATCGTCGAGTCGGGCCGCCCCGTCGAACTGCTCACCGCGGGCGGACGGCTCACCGAACTGTGCCAGGCCCAGGAGGGCCGCGCCCGCAAGAACACCACCGGAAAGGACAACGCCCATGTCTGA
- a CDS encoding heavy-metal-associated domain-containing protein → MSSSTATVFEVRGMTCGGCAKRIRTAIETDLGEGAEVVVDHKSGHVTVTTPGDLDHGTVRTAVERTGYEFAGTAA, encoded by the coding sequence ATGAGCAGCAGCACCGCCACCGTCTTCGAGGTCCGCGGCATGACCTGCGGCGGCTGCGCCAAGCGCATCCGTACCGCGATCGAGACGGACCTCGGCGAGGGCGCCGAGGTCGTCGTCGACCACAAGAGCGGCCACGTCACCGTCACCACCCCCGGAGACCTTGACCACGGCACGGTCCGGACCGCCGTCGAGCGCACGGGCTACGAGTTCGCCGGAACGGCCGCGTGA
- a CDS encoding FixH family protein, protein MTWRTTTTEPAAQDTEAPRRARPRTREGAARPASVVGVALAGVVLMAGMTGCSPSSAAAGGGTGSGTKLDAGCTGTRTEAGLEVTLEVSPCPAKGGGAAGTATITVKDAAGKAVEGAKVEINPEMPNMKMKGGNQSATANGDAYEAKLVLGMPGDWLVTVVVTPASGTAASAAFDVKAE, encoded by the coding sequence ATGACCTGGCGCACGACCACCACCGAGCCTGCGGCGCAGGACACGGAAGCGCCGCGGCGGGCCCGGCCCCGCACCCGCGAGGGAGCGGCGCGCCCGGCGTCCGTGGTGGGCGTCGCCCTGGCCGGCGTCGTCCTCATGGCCGGCATGACCGGCTGCAGCCCCTCGTCGGCCGCCGCCGGAGGCGGTACCGGCAGCGGCACGAAGCTCGACGCCGGCTGCACCGGGACCAGGACCGAGGCGGGCCTCGAGGTCACCCTCGAGGTCAGCCCCTGTCCGGCCAAGGGCGGCGGCGCGGCGGGCACCGCCACGATCACCGTCAAGGACGCGGCGGGCAAGGCCGTCGAGGGCGCCAAGGTCGAGATCAACCCCGAGATGCCCAACATGAAGATGAAGGGCGGCAACCAGTCGGCCACCGCGAACGGCGATGCCTACGAGGCCAAGCTGGTGCTGGGCATGCCCGGCGACTGGCTGGTCACGGTCGTCGTCACGCCGGCCTCCGGCACGGCGGCCTCCGCGGCGTTCGACGTGAAGGCGGAATAG
- a CDS encoding heavy metal translocating P-type ATPase, with the protein MAGTATTAPAVVTLDIGGMTCGACSARIEKKLNRLEGVTAEVNFALERAHVSFDDRHTVDELIGTVEKMGYTAVLPPPVHAPAPAESETRETAEEAAERELGVMRRRILVCLALTVPVIAMAMIPPLQFDNWQWLSLTLAAPVAVWGASPFHTAAWKNLKQAGGTMDTLVSLGVLASFGWSLYALFFGYAGITGMRMPFLMTPTPGQGLHHIYLEVATSLTLFVLVGRYAEHRSKHRARGAVRALLELGAKDVTALRAGREVTVPIGELRVGDLFVVRPGEKVATDGVVVEGTSAVDASMLTGESVPVEVSAGDGVVGATVNVNGRLTVRAERVGADTQLAHISRLVSEAQAGKAPVQRLADSIAAVFVPVVVALAVCVGGFWIGNGGDAAVALTAAVAVLVVACPCSLGLATPTALLVGTGRGAQLGIVIRGPQVLESTRRIDTVLLDKTGTVTTGTMRLVETVCAEGTDRDELLTLAGALEHSSEHPIARAVTTAAAGVTSDLPAVADFKASAGFGVVGTVADREIMVGRPGWVGERMTTPDSLRSRLAEIEGSGHTPVGVGWDGRLRGLLLVADEAKPTSRAAIDEMRSLGLRPILLTGDSKGAARRIADEMGITEVEAEVLPQDKAAVVRRLQDEGRNVAMVGDGINDAAALAQADLGIAVGGGTDAAIEASDITLVRGDLRDAADAVRLSRRTLGTIKGNLFWAFVYNLAGIPLAASGVLNPMIAGAAMALSSIFVVTNSLRLRGFKSASRKQDEKAGTGFAVPAQPTPAPAS; encoded by the coding sequence ATGGCAGGCACTGCCACGACGGCACCGGCCGTGGTCACGCTCGACATCGGCGGCATGACCTGCGGTGCCTGCTCAGCCCGGATCGAGAAGAAGCTCAACCGGCTCGAAGGCGTGACCGCCGAGGTCAACTTCGCCCTCGAACGCGCCCACGTCAGCTTCGACGACCGGCACACGGTCGACGAACTCATCGGCACCGTCGAGAAGATGGGCTACACCGCCGTCCTCCCGCCGCCGGTGCACGCTCCGGCTCCGGCCGAGTCCGAGACCCGCGAGACCGCGGAGGAGGCGGCCGAACGAGAACTCGGCGTCATGCGCCGCCGCATCCTCGTCTGCCTCGCCCTCACCGTCCCGGTCATCGCCATGGCCATGATCCCTCCGCTGCAGTTCGACAACTGGCAGTGGCTCTCGCTCACCCTCGCCGCTCCGGTCGCGGTCTGGGGAGCCTCGCCGTTCCACACGGCCGCCTGGAAGAACCTCAAGCAGGCCGGCGGCACCATGGACACCCTGGTCTCCCTCGGAGTCCTCGCCTCCTTCGGCTGGTCGCTGTACGCCCTGTTCTTCGGCTACGCGGGCATCACCGGCATGCGGATGCCCTTCCTGATGACCCCCACCCCGGGCCAGGGGCTGCACCACATCTACCTCGAAGTGGCCACCTCCCTCACGCTCTTCGTCCTCGTCGGCCGCTACGCGGAGCACCGCTCCAAGCACCGCGCCCGAGGAGCCGTACGCGCCCTGCTCGAACTCGGGGCGAAGGACGTCACCGCGCTGCGCGCCGGGCGGGAGGTCACCGTCCCCATCGGTGAACTCCGCGTCGGGGACCTGTTCGTGGTCCGGCCGGGGGAGAAGGTCGCCACCGACGGCGTCGTCGTCGAGGGCACGTCCGCGGTCGACGCGTCGATGCTGACCGGGGAGAGCGTCCCCGTGGAGGTGTCCGCCGGGGACGGCGTCGTCGGAGCCACCGTCAACGTCAACGGCCGTCTCACGGTCCGTGCCGAGCGGGTCGGTGCCGACACGCAGCTCGCCCACATCAGCCGGCTCGTCTCCGAAGCCCAGGCGGGCAAGGCACCCGTCCAGCGCCTCGCCGACAGCATCGCCGCCGTCTTCGTGCCCGTGGTCGTCGCCCTCGCCGTCTGCGTCGGCGGCTTCTGGATCGGCAACGGGGGAGACGCGGCGGTCGCGCTCACCGCGGCCGTGGCCGTCCTCGTCGTGGCGTGTCCGTGCTCCCTCGGACTCGCCACGCCCACCGCCCTCCTGGTCGGCACGGGCCGCGGCGCGCAGCTCGGCATCGTGATCAGGGGACCCCAGGTCCTGGAGTCCACCCGCAGGATCGACACGGTCCTCCTGGACAAGACCGGCACGGTCACCACGGGCACGATGCGGCTCGTCGAGACGGTCTGCGCCGAGGGTACGGACCGCGACGAGCTGCTGACCCTCGCCGGAGCACTGGAGCACTCCTCCGAACACCCCATCGCCAGGGCCGTCACGACGGCCGCCGCCGGGGTGACCTCGGACCTCCCCGCGGTCGCGGACTTCAAGGCGAGTGCCGGCTTCGGCGTCGTGGGCACGGTCGCAGACCGGGAGATCATGGTCGGCCGCCCGGGCTGGGTGGGTGAACGGATGACCACCCCGGACTCGCTCCGCAGCCGCCTCGCCGAGATCGAGGGCAGCGGGCACACACCGGTGGGTGTCGGCTGGGACGGGCGCCTGCGCGGGCTGCTGCTCGTCGCCGACGAGGCCAAGCCCACCAGCCGCGCCGCCATCGACGAGATGCGTAGCCTGGGGCTTCGCCCCATCCTGCTGACGGGTGACAGCAAGGGCGCGGCACGCCGCATCGCCGACGAGATGGGCATCACCGAGGTCGAGGCGGAGGTCCTGCCGCAGGACAAGGCGGCCGTCGTACGCCGCCTCCAGGACGAGGGCCGCAACGTCGCCATGGTCGGCGACGGCATCAACGACGCGGCCGCGCTCGCCCAGGCCGACCTCGGCATCGCCGTCGGCGGCGGCACCGACGCCGCCATCGAGGCGAGCGACATCACCCTCGTACGGGGGGACCTGCGCGACGCGGCCGACGCGGTCCGGCTCTCGCGGCGGACCCTCGGGACGATCAAGGGCAACCTGTTCTGGGCGTTCGTCTACAACCTCGCCGGCATTCCGCTCGCGGCCTCGGGCGTGCTGAACCCGATGATCGCGGGTGCCGCCATGGCGCTCTCCAGCATCTTCGTGGTCACCAACAGCCTGCGACTGCGCGGGTTCAAGTCGGCCTCACGGAAGCAGGACGAGAAGGCGGGGACCGGATTCGCGGTCCCCGCGCAGCCCACCCCGGCGCCGGCCTCGTGA